The DNA segment aggtcaggccatctttggacgaggaacggatgaataagttcttcgtcagagcacaggatTCCCAAtattatgaaagattgatggtcATTGAAAAGCATAAGTTCTCTGATATTATCAAGCttggggaaagaattgaggaaggcatcaaaagcgggatggtaacaggccacaaataaggcattacaatcaggcggtatatcaaagaagagagatgttagGGCAGTAATGGTGTctcaaggcccgaaatctccacttacctaccaaacacctccacccacataccaaacacctccatccacataccagacacctccacccacatatcagacACCTATACCCGCATatcaagcaccaccacccacatatcaaccctcatctcccagatattcccaaccagctactgtccatcacacctataactccaaaccatcccatttccaatcacctccaactcgaCAAAACTTTACAAGACCacgaccaaacttcgaccgcaagccacccagacaatacaccgtcATTGCTGAACCCGTCGATCAACTATATGAAAGGTTGAAGGCCACTGAttatgtcacccccattcctgctatggcattagagaatccatcccaataggtcaatccaaaaaaaacttgtgcgtaccattccggtatgaaggggtaCACCACTTATGAGTGccaaacattgaaagataagatccagacgctaattaAAAACAAGGTCATATAGGCAAAAGAAGGttgcacctaatgtccgcaacaaccctctccctgatcatagaggtagTGGGGTACATGTGATGGGGAggaatgaagaatgggaccctgagaggtcgattgggcttattcagGAGGGCAATGACTTTAAACCCTCGGTCATACTTACTCCTATAATAGTAcggactcagtcaccaatcgaggttgaggtagctgtatcagttccatttgaggtagagatGGCTCCACCTACGGACACATCTACCccgtttgaagtagaagtggtcacaccttttacagTCAAAGTATCAACCATACCTCCTTCccactcaaaagcaataccttagGATTACGTTGCCGAAACTCGGCGAAAAAAGAAGGCAAAGGTAGAAGAATCCGATGCTACACAGGGAATGACCAGAACCGGAAGAATGTActcacctgaacacttgggaggaccaagtaaggttGCCACTACCAAATAGCATGTCATTGAAACATGGCCAGATGACATTTGGAGGAAATTAAAAGCAAAGGAGTATTTCGTCattgaccatttgaacaaaaccccagctcagatctCCATCCTGTCACTGCTGCAAAATTCAAAGGCGCATAAGAATGCTttaatgaaggtgttgagtgaagcttatgtacccaaaaACATCACCGGTagagagatggccaatatggtaaggcaggtactggaaagtcataagatcatcttccacgaagatgagctactgcctaaggggttgaatcacaatcgagcattgcatatgaCAATGCAATtcgaagacaaattcattgccagggtcttggttgaaGGGGGTTCAAgactcaatatttgtccattggacactctaaaaaggttggacaaatgttttcatgaaatacgggcaggaaTCATGAACTTGAAATCTTTTAATATGTCTtaaagggccacgatcggggaaattaacctttgcttgtagatggggccaacttggttcgacgtcgagtttTAGGTGCTCAACATACCggcctcatacaatcttctattgcaccgaccatggatccacgccacTGGGGCTGTGGCATCCACACTATATCAAGtagtgaaattcgaatggaatcgtcaggaggtaatcattcacggagatgggagtaaccccatttacaccagtcaaaccatcctggttattggacatagaagaaggctaggaggggaaacctatcatcacatcgaacgtgtCAATGCCGTCAAGAAAGATATATGGTGGAGCAGTAAAATAgagagcatactggcatggtctgggtatgaaccaaACAAAGGGCTTAGGAAGAACCTCCAGGGGTATCACTAAACCAATGCGATTGAAGGGTCACGGTACTACCTTTGGGCTCAGAtatcagtacacatggcaagagtataaagattggtcgcctccatggcctGTACCATATTATCCTCTCGAGTAACCAGTGCCACATCTAGATctagcttttcaccaagctgatacaatcTGGGGAACCGCAGAAGAGGAGGCATTAGCCGAGCTAAAGAATCTGTTCTTGGAAGATGAAGACATgtactgcagtgccataattgaggaggaggaggaagaaggcctcactattcagattgtggagaagggagttgttcttagGAATTGGACCACCACACCATCCAGGGCtcgccgagtccctaggtagcttggcagattttatttctatagccattctatgcattcaagattttcattaattttgttttaaagacttacttgtttcaaaaataaatgctcgattcatcgagccgcacTTGACTGGATGTTGTTTAATTTtaaatcaaatgcatttgctctttattattcattactattttctatacttttttctttctacagaattattattacttttcctgatgaaccagtgactgtgacatgtaatgaggcaacacaacatgagaatagtggctcggatgaagaagatgagatacatgaggaagttgtcagggaggttgaaaactttgagaataagcctaaatcCAATCTAGATGAAACCGAAGTAATAAACTTGGGGGAGGCCAAGACCGTCAAGAAGACTCACAttagcattcacttatcaccaacagagaaggaagagtacatccttTTTGTAAAAGAATATGAgtacattttcgcatggtcatatgatgatatgaccgatTTGAGCAAGTCTATAGTAGCTTACAAGTTGCcaactaatcccatgtgtccgccagtaaagcagaaactcagaaagttcaaaccagacatgagcctgaaaatcaaggaggaagttactaagtagATCAAAGgtaaagttctcagggtggttgaggaCCCCACCTGGtcagccaacattgtaccagttccgaataaagatgggaaagtcagagtatatgtagactatcgagatttaaacagagcaagtcccaacgactacttcccactgccaaatatacaaatcctgatcgataatttcacctagcatgaactccaatctttctagattgcttcgcgggttatcaccagatctagatggacgaagaagacgctGAGAAAACAGCTTTTATCACACCTTGGgggtatactgttacaagatgatgccatttggtctcaagAATGTCGGGGCTACATATATGAGAGtgatgacaaccatcttccatgatatgatacacaaagaaatagaggtatatgtggaagACATCATTATTAAATTCAAGAGGgctgcagatcacatagcagacttgataAGGTTCTTTGACAGTTAAAGAGGTACAATCTGCAGCTGAACCCCGCAAAGTCTGCATTtagggttcccgcaggaaagttagtgggattcatcgtcagccaTCGAGGGATTGAGAtagatccatctaaagtcaaggctattctgGAGTTACCgtcacctaggagcaaaaaggacgtgatgagcttcttgggacgtctcaactatatcaattGCTTCATAGCAAACTCCAcaatcatatgtgaacccatattcaagatactgaggaaagatgccgaaacaagttggaccgaggattgtcagaaagcttttgacaaaaccaaggagtacctgtccacgcCACCAGTTTTGATCCAGCCAGAGCTGGGacggcctttgctactctatcaaTCTGTATTATAtagagccttcggatgtgttctagGATAACATggtgagacaggaagaaaggagcaagccatatattactcaCGCCTTAAGGAACAACCCATatatcttgttgtgctttgacttggatggcctggaagttgaggcattacttatgtgtctatactacatacctcatatccaggatggccCCTTTAAAGTAcgtatttcagaaaccaatgccaacTGGGAAGCGAGCCAAGTGGCAGAAACTGTTGAGTGAGTTCCGTAtcatctacgtaactcaaaaggtggtcaaagggcaagcattgATAGATCATCTTGCGGAAaacccggtgggaggagaatacgaacccttaaaaatgtattttcctgatgaagaagtgtcattcgtagggTAAAACATTACCGAAGAATACGATGGttagaggatgttctttgacggagctgcaaatttcaaaggagtgggcattggagcaattttggtatcagaaaccggccaacattatccggtatctgctaaactcatatTTCCCTACACCAACATGGCAGGGtgtgaagcctgcatactaggactcaacatggcagtcgacatgaatattcaagagctgctggtaatcggtgattcagatttgcttgtgcactaggtacaaggagagtgggacactaggaattccaagatattgccatatctgcaccatgtgcaggaattgataaagaggttcacaaagatacagtttcgacatgtgcccagaatttagaatgagtttgccaatgcattggccaccttatcattcatgatacagcatccagataagaattacatTGTTCATATCCCAATGAGGATTCATAATCAGCCAACATATTATGcctatgttgaagaagaaacagatgtaaaaccttggttccatgacatcaaggagtatttggcgagaggggaatatccggagcatgcgaaccgcactcagaaatgcacactctaGAGATTGTCCAGTCACTTCTTCCatagcggaggaaacttgtacaagaggactcccgatttgggattgctaagatgtgtcgacgcaaaagaagcttctaaactacttgaggacgtacatgctgggacctatgacccgcacatgaatggttttgtcttggctaagattatacttagggccggttacttttggatgaccatggagaaaGATTGCGAatagtatgtccgcaaatgctaccaatgccaagtgcatgccgatatgataaaagtgccaccaaatgagctcaattccacaagctcaccttggccattcgccgcctggggaatggatgtcattggtccaatcGAGTCTACTGCTTCAAATAGGCACAtgtttattctagtggccatttattacttcaaaaaatgggtagaggctgcatcttacaaagttatGACCAAGAAAGTCGTTGCAGATTTcgtcaaagatcgtattgtttgccgattcagaGTTCCCAAGTCCATTGTCACtcataatgccgccaatctcaacagtgatctaatgAGAGCcctgtgtgaaactttcaaaatcaagcacaagaattccacagcttatagacctcagatgaattgagccgtagaagctgccaattaaaacataaagaagataatAAGAAAGATGGCAGAAAACCACAaataatggcacgagaagctacctttgctttgttgggatacggcactatagttcgcacatcaaccggagcaacCCCTTACATGTGGGTTTATGGAACCGAGCctgtcatccccgccgaggtagagattcctccTTTatgaatcatacaggaagccgaacttcacgatgcagaatggataaggagctgcTAAGAACAATTGgtccttatcgatggaaagatgATGAACGCAGTGTGTAACAGTCAACtatatcagaatagaatgtccaaagctttcaaTAAAAGGGTCAAACTAAGGTAATTTGTGCCAGAACAGCTGGTGCTAAAGAAGGTTTTCCCACACcgagatgaagccaaagggaaattctctcccaattggcaaggtccgtacatggttcacaggatgctaacaggaggagcactcatacttgcaaaaatagATGGAGAattttggccaaaaccaatcaattcggatgcagtcaagagatactatgcttagactatttacatttcttcatctgataTAATTGAATTATGCTtgacttgattcccgtttaagaggggatacgtaggtagccttatgaattcggtcatatcataataaaatttccatttccccccaaGACCAGAAACCatggaagaattttgaggaggaccctcaaaatttcggagcaagccCAACCAAGGACAACATATGTCAGACGATCGGAAATCGGTTaagaaactgaggcagaattttgagaaggattctcaaaatttcgaagaaGGTTCAACATGGCTTATTACCTGTAAACAGCCGAAAGGTCATCcaccaaactggggaagaattttgaggaggaccctcaaaattctaacatgagaaagctgcaatgtctctaaaatgAGTTACAATCACTAGTTCATTTAAAAATCTACTTGATACTTCAActtgtttctaaaataactctatttttgtTAATAATTAcgtattttcgaaaactctatttcggTAATGGATCCGGAAAGCAGCAAATAAAGGCCAGCGGACAGAGGCACGAACAAACCTCCCCACatgaaacttacaatttttcttttaacatagGCACATTTGGCATAGCGATAACACTCACAAACATATATACACAAAGAAAATTCACAATCGATCCGGCCATCAGACACGGAATATATCTCAAGCTAagaaatatactactcttatttgataCTCACTCTTTGCATGGAACTAATCCTTGTCCcgcatatttgcataaggctaatccttgcctcaatatttccatgaggctaatccttgcctccctacctgcatgaggctagtccttgcctccccatttgcatgaggctaatccttgccttcctatctgcacgaggctaatccttgccttcacacctgtatgaggctaatctctgcctccccatacctgcatgaggctaatccccgcctccccatttgcatgaggctaatccatgcctccttacatgaggctaatccttgcctccataccgacatgaggctaatccctcccTCTATATGcaaatgaggctaatccttgcctctatacctgaatgaggctaatctttgcctccatatatgcatgaggctaatccctgcctctataattgcatgaggctaatccttgcttccatatctgcatgaggctaatccttgcctccctatgtgcacgaggctaatccctgcctccccatttagatgaggctaatcctttcctccatatctgcatgaagctaatccctgcctccatacctgcatgaggataatccctgcctccaaatcCGCATGAGGCTATtccctgcctccccatttgcatgaggctaatccctgcctccctatttgcatgaggctaatccctgcctccatgtctgcatgagtctaattcctgcctccctattttcatgaggctaatccctgcctccatatcttgtatgaggctaatcccttcctctatatttgcatgaggtcgatccttgcctccctatttgcatgaggctaatccctgcctccccatttagatgaggctaatccttgcttccatatctgcatgaggctaatccttgcctccctatttgcatgagggtaatccctgcctccccatttagatgaggctaatcctttcctccatatctgcatgaagctaatccctgcctccatacctgcatgaggataatccctgcctccaaatcCGCATGAGGCTATtccctgcctccccatttgcattaggctaatccctgcctccctatttgcatgaggctaatccctgcctccctatttgcatgaggctaatccctgcctccatgtctgcatgagtctaattcctgcctccctatttgcatgaggctaatccctgcctccatatcttgtatgaggctaatcccttcctctatatttgcatgaggtcgatccttgcctccctatttgcatgaggctaatccctgcctccctatttgcatgaggctaatccgtgcctccatatttgcatgaggctaatccctgcctccacatttgcacgtggctaatcctttcctccacaTTTGGACGGGACTAAGCACTATCCCTCCTTacataaatattgctctattctGGTACTACCTGTTTGTTTTTTGATCGGGCTAAGCCCTGCCAtgcatttcacaagactaagccttatcTTGGTAGCATTGTATTATttcatctcatgggctgaaatatcgccaatctatccaaagacgtcatatccctcaaatttgcatatcattattcaaaggtgtcatggttcggaggcatcgtCTGCATGGCCCGAGAataccatttcatggcctgcgaatccctcattaAATAATTCATGACCTAGGATATCATGGTCCAATGACATCATCCTTAACCGTTCGAAGAcatctttcatggtccaaagagaATCTGTATCATGCTTAAATCTTCGCATAAATACATGGTCgtagcatctctttatctgcaggtaaccatcaaacaaccgctatcctagcaggagcgacctcgctccagttccttccaAACTATCTCGAACTGAACCATTCACCATGACCACCCTTGCATCCGGTCCGAAGTCTTGTGTCCGTTCTTGTAATGATTTCATCAGTATATTCTGCCAATGAATCTCGAACTAcacatgacctgattcctataaaactagggatatgtagacaACTCAAAGATCAGAGTTCAGCCTCTATCATccaaaacatcccatccggtcaaaattggccatcatttctttatccgaaaactcttttcatccttcccgggtaaagaggggcagttgttgatacccaatttttccatcacattttaatatatatatatatatatatatatatatatatatatatatatatatatactctttCAAAATTGTACATAtgtagttataagcatgcataagcatttttataatttttccgacagttttaaaagctccaaatcaatttatttctcctctttttttttatataaatatccaataattatccttaaAATTACTTTTATTATGATTTAGccgtccaaattcattatttatgccaaaatagtgtttaaatatttgtATGTAGTTttcgtaattatatttatattttttaagctaaattgcacatatttgcaataatagcccttactaatgtataattatattatttacgCATAAAAtggtattttatatttttaaaatgttaaataactattttaaattattttagtatacaaagatattttttgtaatcatttattattttttataaattatttagttattaaaagtggctatttaaaatctggccaatttttatttaaattttggtCCTAATTCAACCCAACACctgcccaatttcaatttaaacttACCCAACCAAAACCCTAATACCCGATCTGGCCCCAAATCCTtttaatcttggtcgttgatcatagagatcaacgaccacaatCAGCTCGTTCCTTTTTTAGTCCCAAACGACGCCTCAAACCCTTTCATTTCCCACCGTCCGCCTCCCTaaaatccctctcctctctcaaatgctctcaaacctaaccccaATCGTACCTCGCCATCACTCATATATGGCTATATATGGTGGTTCCTGACCACCCCCAAGCCTCTAGTAGCCTCTCTTGTACTGGTATCATCATCTtcagggtcctcaagggaccagggttagtTTGCTTGCATCTATGGCCATTTCTCGCATGTTTCAAGCTATCCTGGTCTGATTCTGGGTGAGATATTCCTATAATTATGGGTTTCTATG comes from the Nicotiana sylvestris chromosome 4, ASM39365v2, whole genome shotgun sequence genome and includes:
- the LOC138889675 gene encoding uncharacterized protein: MIKVPPNELNSTSSPWPFAAWGMDVIGPIESTASNRHMFILVAIYYFKKWVEAASYKVMTKKVVADFVKDRIVCRFRVPKSIVTHNAANLNSDLMRALCETFKIKHKNSTAYRPQMN